Genomic window (Capsicum annuum cultivar UCD-10X-F1 chromosome 10, UCD10Xv1.1, whole genome shotgun sequence):
TCTGCAATCCACAACCTGATCAACTTAGATGTCAGAATTTCATCATCCTGTGGGAATGCTCCGAAATAGAGGAAGCAATGCCTCAGACAATCTGGTAAACCCTGGTAACTCATTCCAATAATACTGGACAAATCTTGGTCGTTACCATCAATCTTGGTTTGGTCTAGCGATTCTTGTACTTCTGTCCAATGCTCAGCTGTTTTCTCTGCATTAGCAAGAATACCAGCAACCAGAATTATTGCAAACGGTAGCCCCTTAGTTTTCTTGGAAAGTTGCTTCGCTAGTCCCTTCAGCTCTGGAGGACAAGATTCTTGTTGGAAAATCTTCTTCTCAAGTAATATCCGACTATCTTCTTCTCCAAGAGGTCGAAGAtgatgtatattatgtagttgaAAGCCTGCTGCAGTATACTGAGCCACATCATCTGATCGAGTTGTCAAGAGAATCCTACTTCCTGTGCTATCATCCTTTGGAAGGGATGCACTCAAAACATTCCATGCTTCAGCGTCCCACACATCATCCATTACGATGAGGAATCTCTTTCCATGTAGACGCTCGACCAGCATTTCCGGCAAATCAGAAAAGATCCTTCCATCTACTGTGTCATTATGCCCAGTGATATCACGTAAAATCTCAAGTAATAATTCTCGATTGTCATAGACCCGAGAAACAGTGAGGAAAGCACAAATATCAAAATGGTTGGAAACTCCAGGATCATTGTAGAACCTCTTAGCAAGAGTTGTCTTACCAACTCCAGGCTTGCCAACAATTGCTATGACACTTAACTGACTAGATCCTCTTGTCAGTTGATCAATTAATCTGTGCCTTTTGTCCGTAAAGCCCACCAGTTCCTCCTGCTTAGCAACATTTATCATGTCTCTGGAGGGCATTGTCAAATTAACAACCTTGGGCTCAGTAACATAGCTCATCTTTTGGTTAAACACCATGACCTCCCTTCTGATTCTCTTCATTTCTCCAACAGCATCAATAAGAGAAAGTGAATGGTTGAATACAGTGCCGTCTCTTAGTAAATGCGTCTCAATGTCATATTCAGCTCTGTACGCAGCAGTCATTAGTTGGGTTGCAAGATTCCTCAGTTTCTCATGCTCATGGAAATTCTCTCCACAATTTTTGAGAAAAGAACTTAGGTATTCCAGCTCGTCAGCAATTCCCAGTGCACGACGCTTCAGGCAATTGACTGGACCTGCCTGCTGGTCAAGTAGCTCtctaaaatttcttataaaacCCAGGTAATCTATCCTTATTATATTAACCTCAGGCAATGTCAGTGGGATGGGAACTCCGATCTCCGACTTAAGGAGCTTGATCTTTTTGATTAGATCAACAAGTGTAGTTTCTGCTTCGACAAGCTTGTGCTCTTCCAGCTCGttgaaatcaaagaagaaaaagatggtaCATCCCACCTTAACAGCCAGATCTTGAATATGGGTGAACTGACCTTTGAATGTCAAACTTTCTGTATAGTCCTTGAAGGAATGAGCATCAGAAGTGCTGCTCCAATCTCTTATCTTTCCCAAGAGAACTTGAATTGGGTCAGCTTTTGGATCATCCGACTCCGGCTTGTCACTCTCAATGAATTGATTTGGCGGGTCCTTAGCAAAAGAACTGAGGAAGGTGAGTTCGTGGTGGAGGACTTCAAAGTTAACCTTCAATGAGTCCATCCAAATTTGCTGGTTGTCTTGTAAATCTACCAGACAATCTTCGAGAGTGTCTATGAAGGATGCCAAGTCTGGATCTGAAATGTCAGTCTCTGTTGTTAATAGACTCAATGCTCCGAGGACTCCCATGTAAATCCTTCTGATGTCTGGAGTGCTGGGCTTAATTTTCCGCGTCAGTTCCGTGAGCTTGTCCTTGATGGAAATTGtactttttccatcttttggatcAAACGCACACATGAAAGGAATACATGCTGCTTCGATAGCTATCCCTTCAGTATGATTGGTGAGATCTTTCAGCTTCTTCTGGTCGATGCAACGTGTAGCTACAAAGCTAAGAAGATTTCTCAAGAACCTTAGCTTAGTTACAAATGGTCTGAGTTCTGAAAAAGTGGAAGGGTCCCGATAGCGAAGCAGATCCTTCAGATTGTCAATCAGAGAGTTCATGAACTCCACCACCATCAATGCGTCCGGTACATGAGGAGAAGACTTTGCAACTTTGATGTAAGCCTTTTCAATCTCTGGCTTGAGAAGTTGCACGTGATGCAGTACTTCAGCAGACCGCTGATCCAATTCTTTGGCGCTGTCTTCAACGCTCTTCAGAAGAATGGGTTGGATGTGACTTACTGCATTTCGTGCCACAACTTCGATTTGCAGTAAGAGAGCTTCCAAATTCCCATTCTCCCTACAGTGTTTTGCCGTCCACCAGAGAAAAGTTCTCAGGAAGCCCAGCTCCAGTTTAAGCATAGGGATCTGGGATTCTTTCGAGGAAGTCAGGCCCGGAGTGCTCAGCAGGCGAACCAGATGATTCAGGGAATAGTTAACACCAGTGTATGCCATTCTTTCTCAATGTTTGATGTGTTGGAGATAAACCCCCACCACAGAAATAATATTTGCGGTAATAACAACGgaaaaataactaagaattacaacacactcaaaaaaaaaaaataacagctactactaagttgttgtttttgttggtgTGTTGAATGAGGAGCTTAGCCCTCCTATTTATAGTAAAAGCTGCCAAACATTCAACCAATAGGTGTGGACGGTGGACCCCTTCATGATGGAGAAAAATAGGGCTGTTAAAATGAGTTTAAATACAGGTTGGATATaagatgaaattaaaattgtggTGACAAATGATAATAGCAGTATGCTCGTATTGCAGATTAAGCAGGTCATTTGACCCAGCCCGATCCCCAAAGTAAATTTGGGCGGGTCAAATGAGTCATGACCCAACCAGGTTTTTAATTCAacccattttaatttttcatatgattatcccaaaaatcttttttttccaTATCCAAGGCTCCCCTCAATATCATACAACTCCGGCAAATGGCCAATAGCACAACTGAAGTTGGCTATAGAACTGAGAAATGGCTAAATATACGTGTGTTAACGACACCTTGAGGTGTTTTGAATGGCTGGAGAATTATAGAAAATTGGCTGATCCTGCCACAATTTAACGGGTTGGATATaagatgaaattaaaattgaggTTACAAGTTTGGGTCCAAAATGCTGGAAGGCCATCCAATCACTTTGTGCCAATGAGTAGAGGAAAGCAAGCCGAGGTATGGCATGGAAAAATCGAGAATCTCACCTCGAAAATCAGCACATCTTACAGATCTGTTTTACAGTTGGATGCTAGAGTGAGCGCTAGCTGTTTGGTGGAACTGATCGACTCAGTGTTAAACAATCTGAATGATCTGCTACGCCGTGAGACCAAACAACCTATTGACTCTACCAAGGAACAAATGGAAGTTCTTGAAGTGAAGTTCCGGTTTCTACGGAATTTTGCTTGGTTTAGCTCACAAAGTTGCATCGAGCATCACAAGTTGGAAGATCTCTTGAGAATAATTGAAGTTGTGGCAACCACTGTGGCGTGTGTCTTGTTCCAGTGGTTATTCGAGGATATGGATAAAACAATGGAAACCAAGTTCTCTCAGGTCTTGGTGACGATTCAGCTCATTGAGCCAGAGTTGAGGTATGCATACTTCAGAAGCCTGAAGCTTTCGCTACCATCGCGGCTGAAGGAAAACATTCCCATGGTAGTTGCTATTGGCTTTCTCTGCTGTTTCCACAACGATCTCAAGGAGCTCCTAAGTCCCAAAGCATATCTGATGGCTTCTGCAAGAGATCAAGTGTGCAACCTTTAGGAGCTGAATTTTGTGATAGCATTTCTGAGGGATGTCCGAAAGATGGATGACAGCAAAAGCGCAGAGGATCTCTTGGCACATACCAAAGCTGTGGCCACAAAGAAGGCGCGTGTCATCCACTTGCTTCTtgtaataagcaagaatgaaGACGATGCCAGTCAAGCCAGCCCTTCCGTATTCTTTGATCTCCTAAATGAGATCGATTTCATTAAAAAAGAGATGATTACAGATAAGTATCTTGATATCTGGAAGTCAATAAGATCAAACCTGATTCCAAAGGTTAATTCATTGGGattaattgattttcttttagGAATTATTAATGTGGTCCTTGATAACAAGAATGATTCAATTGCTTTCGTTGGTCATCAACTTGAAATAGTCAAGACTGAGATAGTGTCCCTCAGATCTTTACTTTGCGTCAGTGATCTTAAGATGGAGATAACTGATGTGGTACACGAGGCAAAACATGCTATCGGCTCTCTTATCATACGGGAAAGTCCTTGTTGGCATTGTATGTTACAGCTCTCAAATGTTATAATAAAAATTCAGTCTGTCAACAATAAAGTGGCTTCTTGCTTTGATAGCGATCAGATTGTTGTGATTGGGGTGGGCACTAGTGCACAGAATTCGGATTCTTCATCAGAAGTACATATGCCACCAGTGAAATGTGAAATAGAAACAAAGGCTACAGAAGTCTGATGGCAATATCATCTTTTTCTCCTTTCATTCTTCAACAGAAGTACATGTTGCTTTCTTCGTGTctaatagttatttaattttctgGTAGTTTAGTCAGATGTCTGTAATGCATCATCTACCAATATTCTAGCTAGCTGTGAAAGTTTGAATCTGTACTGCTAATAAAAGATCATTCTCGCATCCAGTGATCGTAAAGTAAATCCTCACAACTATACAATTGCCAAAGGATGTTAACGCGATTGGTCATGTTATCGAGAAAGTAACAATATTGTACAAAGACCAAGTCTTTCTATAGGCAGGCTTCGCGGAAGGAAAATACATTAGAGAAAGGCCAAGACTTTAAAGAAATATAATCACTCCATTAAACAACTCCCGGATGCCCGGTCTAATCCCAGGGCATGCACGCCCGGACACTTTCCGGTCCTTGCAGAACATGGACAATCTATTCGGAGACCCAACTCTAATATCATGTTAGAATGGACCTTGGGCTTAACCCAACCCTAAGGTGTCGTTTGGTGCACAGGATAAGGCGGGATATACAAGGATTGAGTTTGAGATAAGATCTATACTGCTTTTGGTAGATAGTATAAATTTATTCCATCTCTCACGtgggttaaaaaaataaaaaacataccaTCATATAGAAGTGTCTTTTGAAAACACATCTGTCATCTTTCAGTCATCTTCAGGAAAATATTTTCAACCAGAATGATCTTATTGTTTACAAATACTGTCATCATAATACTGTGACATTCTTATTGTTTACAAATGATCTTAGAGTGGATTATTTAATGACGAGGCATCTTGGTTAAGAATGAACAACATTTTTCCACCATGacaatttaaaatttacataTGACGTGACATTTAAATGAGGTAAATGTCACGTGGCATACCACCTCAATGTCAGATTTTTATTCCTTAATAttcattttccttttcttctttttcttttttatttcttttctttctttttctttttcttttcctcacctcaatgtcagatttttatttcttaatattcattttatcttttcttctttttcttttttcttttctttttcttttcttttgcttttgcttttcctctttttcttttttcttttctctttccgATTTCCTCCTCTACCACCTCACAGTCCCAACCCAACCTCAAAATTATTGGCGTCAGGTCTCCCTCTTCCTCAccagctagggtttcttcatattTACATATTTCCTCGATTTTACACTTCATTATTGCAAGAATACCATGTTGAATCTGTATTGCTAATAAAAAATCATTCTCGCATCCAAGGCTTCAAAGAAATATAATTACTCCATTTAACAACCACCGATGCCGGTCTAATCCAAAGGCATGCACACCTTTACACATTCTGGTCCTTGCAGAACATGGACGATCTATCTGGAGCCCCACATCGAAGACCCGACTCTGATACTATGTTAAAATGGACCTAGGCCTAACTCAaccctaaggggtcgtttggtacgCAAGATATCTCAGGATTAAGTTTGAGATAAGATGTATACAACGTTTTGTAGATAATATAAATTTATCCCATCTCTCCGGTGGGATAAATTAGTCTAGGGATTATAATCCAAGGATAATTTAGTACGTACCAAACGACTCTTAAAAGTTGGaatcccacattggttggggaatgaaCTAGTGGTCTACTTATATGGCCTTGGACAATTCTCGCTACAAATGCCAATTTTTTG
Coding sequences:
- the LOC107844676 gene encoding putative late blight resistance protein homolog R1A-3 translates to MAYTGVNYSLNHLVRLLSTPGLTSSKESQIPMLKLELGFLRTFLWWTAKHCRENGNLEALLLQIEVVARNAVSHIQPILLKSVEDSAKELDQRSAEVLHHVQLLKPEIEKAYIKVAKSSPHVPDALMVVEFMNSLIDNLKDLLRYRDPSTFSELRPFVTKLRFLRNLLSFVATRCIDQKKLKDLTNHTEGIAIEAACIPFMCAFDPKDGKSTISIKDKLTELTRKIKPSTPDIRRIYMGVLGALSLLTTETDISDPDLASFIDTLEDCLVDLQDNQQIWMDSLKVNFEVLHHELTFLSSFAKDPPNQFIESDKPESDDPKADPIQVLLGKIRDWSSTSDAHSFKDYTESLTFKGQFTHIQDLAVKVGCTIFFFFDFNELEEHKLVEAETTLVDLIKKIKLLKSEIGVPIPLTLPEVNIIRIDYLGFIRNFRELLDQQAGPVNCLKRRALGIADELEYLSSFLKNCGENFHEHEKLRNLATQLMTAAYRAEYDIETHLLRDGTVFNHSLSLIDAVGEMKRIRREVMVFNQKMSYVTEPKVVNLTMPSRDMINVAKQEELVGFTDKRHRLIDQLTRGSSQLSVIAIVGKPGVGKTTLAKRFYNDPGVSNHFDICAFLTVSRVYDNRELLLEILRDITGHNDTVDGRIFSDLPEMLVERLHGKRFLIVMDDVWDAEAWNVLSASLPKDDSTGSRILLTTRSDDVAQYTAAGFQLHNIHHLRPLGEEDSRILLEKKIFQQESCPPELKGLAKQLSKKTKGLPFAIILVAGILANAEKTAEHWTEVQESLDQTKIDGNDQDLSSIIGMSYQGLPDCLRHCFLYFGAFPQDDEILTSKLIRLWIAEGLIQQTEGKSLEDVAVDYLMLLIGRGLIMAEQKSSKDRVKSCRVRDLIREFCLAKAKQENVYRLMDGYGEVSTVDGFDHRGADSNIPVSVTCDHRRLLISSNWWANTSLEVSGPLVRSLVVTGRRSDFPRSHVSSLYHNFKLLRVLDLGSVNVGNDFPVGLENMTLLKYLEVRGEVTSVPSSIGSLQRLETFVTIGLRGEIALPDAIWNLRNLRHLRIDSRASFGAPAYKQEISGKLLSNLRTMSTPILKYGKDSEEILRRLPRLKKLKCICLFKERMLPRLGLLPQLVSLKLFSDGPALSPDFYGSELEFPSNVRRLTLSGCRLPWNQISIIGRQLRNLEVLKLQNNAIVGSRWVIQADDFPGLNLLKLDTLDLEVWSVMTSSFVIFIGLFPSLERLELQKCKKLKELPTVLKTCEKLKEIKVKWCNPFLQHSASRIMEKQYPAIDSSSSSSSEDESSP